The Gossypium arboreum isolate Shixiya-1 chromosome 4, ASM2569848v2, whole genome shotgun sequence DNA segment GGCAAGaatatttttatgtaaatttaattataaatatgtaatattagtacaaaataatttttaagcaATGATACAAACTCTAAAACaattaagattaaatttaattattttttcaaactacaatatattaaaaaatttcatataaaaatagaccTAGTGTATCATGAGCAAAATTTTCcacaatatatttaaatttaattcagttatttttctaaaaattacactaatatttttaattatttataattaaatttaattaaaatatttttcatatataaatGATTTGAATGAAATAATGATAAAAACTCTAAAACTTAGCTCCAACCTAATCAAACAAGTTGTTATATTATTATCCAAACAAATGCAGAAGCTATAGCTAAGTTTTGAATCCAACTTGGGCTTCTTATAGCTTAAGctaagaaatggagaggaggaccataaacatttttaaaattaaataaaataaaaagatgtGAACATATGATAAAGACTTCTAAACTAAACCCAAACTCTTAGATACGTTACCCAGATTTAGCATGGGTACATTAGATACATACATACATCATACatgtatctatatatatataaatatatatatatataatacaagtacattaaaaaaaaattaaaacatcatacctcatttctaaatatatataaaaaatagagAGTGAAGATTTAATAAATTAGACTAGCAAACAATAACACCATTATATGTCATCGGTTCACAGCATGTATACATGGCATTATGTAACATATATGATAGAACATTCAGCTATGAGATTAagcacaaaaaaagaaaaaaatggaaagCTGAAGCAAATGTATACTATTTTCGGGAACCATATGCAAAGAATATCATTAATTCGATTTCAATTCCAATCCGACTAATTTCTTAACCAAGATGGGAGATGATTCGAGAGAATTTACAAGGAAAAAGGACAAAACCAAAGCCAAAACAATAATAGGTGACTGTAGACTCTGCTCACTAAAGCTCATATATTTGTGGCCAAAATTAAAAAGAAGACATTACTTGCTACAAACTCATTTATGGTCGATATAAAACTCACCGTTAGGAACCAATAACGAGACCTTCCCGAGTGATGTTTGTTGTCACGCGAAGCACTGCTTGTGCACTTAAAGGAGAGAGCTTTGACAGACAAAAGTTCTCCCAAGAGCCCATTTCTGGATTCTCAGATACTACAGTTGAGAGACCATGGGACTTCTCATATACAGTTTGCAGCTCCAAAAGAAGGGTTCGAGCAGCCTCCCGTGATTCTGGGAGCTGGTCGCTTAGTTGGGATGCAGCTACTTGTATCAATTTGTCAATTCCATATTCTTTAATTCCCTCAACACCCTGATAAAATCaaatgaataaaaaaagaaaaatcataaaatacGACAGGACATCTATCAAATCCTATAAAATAAAGCAAACAATCATGAAAATAAGTGAACAAGGATATCAGAGGTTGAATCATCAGTATGCATGAAAAAATGGTGggataaaaaggaaaaagaaacagTAGCTTTGCAAACCATATATACCAAAAATACCCATATATAGCTAGACGCTAACTACTTTAAATGAACTTAGTTAATAGAAATCTATATGAACTATGTTGCTGCAAATATAGCAAACAACGGTACCATCCAAACCAATGAAACAAATTGAACATGATTAAGACTGCAAAAAAAATGGACTTCCTTCCAGGTAAATAAAATAGCGCTAAGCATATCAGATCCCAACTGCCTACCAGACGTGGAACACTACGACTAAAGCACATTGATGCCTTTGCTCGAATTCGTGGGTTTCTGTTCTTCAGATAGGGTTGCAACTTGGGCAACAACAACATAGGGGAAACTGAAGTAGTCATAGCCTCTAAGGCCCTCTCAGCTGCCTCACATACAAATCTTTTGTCTTGTGAAGCCTTAAGAAGAAGCTGTACAAGCTGTATCAATCATATTTGAACACATCAGAAAATCCAGAATAGGTTTAATTGTTTCCCAAGATGAAGAAACATTAACAAAAGAGAATAATATCAAAGATGGAAATGCACCATCCAAGGCATAGGAGCAGCCAGACTAATATGCAATAAATCGTAGGGAATGTGAAAGTACCAGGGGATCCAAAGAATCAATCAAATCATCATTATATGCACTGAAAATATCAGCAGATGTCATAATTGCAGTTTTACAAACAGCACTCCTAGGATTCTTCAAGGACTTAACTACAAGAGGGATCAAATCACCCCTGCACATTAGAACAAGGAACAGAATACACTAGTCAAATTAAACCTAAGACACCCGATTCTCTAGTCTTTCTAGTCAGATAACCAAGTAAGAATTTGAGACTTACAGCATACTATGCATTCTTTCCTTATGGAATACTGATAATCGACGAACATTATTGAGTGTTTCAACAACCAGAATCCAATCTTTAGAGTCAAGTCCAGGTAAGAGCTTCTGAAATAGGTATATATGCAAATCAGAAAACAGTACACCAAATATTAGAAATTGAAGTGTAAACCGAAAGTAAATTATACCTTAAGACATGTATCAACATCTTCTAGATCACTCAAGTTCTCAGATTCAATGTATTCTACTTCCGAATTAGCTACCTCCACTCCAACATTTACAGTTTCACCTCCATTTATTTGAACAGAAGTGGAGCTTTTATTGTGCTGCAAATTTAAAGTTTCACCTCCATTTATTTGAACAGAAGACAGGCTTTTCTTCAGCTGCTCTTCAACATTTTCAATTGTCTTCCCATTGCAAGGCTTAGTAAAATTCCCTTTACTGGAGCTGTCATTCTTCCTCTCAGGTGTAGGTAAAGTATTGAGATCTCTTAATGCATTCCCCGACATTATAGAAATTAAAGTCTGAAACTGAAAGGCAAGGAATAGACAAACAATGACATATTCCAGAGAGTGATCAACAATGAACAAACCTTACAAACTTGCagcaaaattaaattaattgcttGGCCAGTTGGTTTAGAGAACTCCATAGCTGAAAACAGTAAAAATCCTTTCTTTTTTTCTGCATATTCAACGACTACTCATCTTTCATCTCAGATCAACACAGAAAACAAAGTGATTCTAAGCCAAGCAATCGAGAATCCTTAAGCAGTAATCATATGTTCAATGCTTGAATCTTTCCTTCCACAAATTTCATCTCATTTTTAACAATTTATACCTATAATACCTACTACTGTACAGCCTAACTGCCAACATTTTAACCAACATTCACAAATTAGGCAATATTTGAGCCACAAAACTGCCTACTTCCACTTCAAATTTTTCTTTCTAAACTGCCATAATCTGAAAAACATTTTACCAGTTAAAGACTCTAAAGCCTCAATTAAACCAAATTTACcacttaaaacaaaaaaaaaaaagccaacaACAAATATAcaccaaaaaaatatttaattataaatctgCGTTCAAAGATATAATCAACGAAAACGAACAAATCTAAGTAACTCTTCATTAACTTTGATTAAATACAGATAAAAATACACGGTTCCACAAATTATGAAATTTCCAGTTTCCacaacaaaatttaaaaagataATCAAGCAATTGCAAAGAGAGATCTAGATGTCGAAAATGACATCacataaacattaaaaataaaataaaataaaataaaaatatattatactaaatttatatatatatgaaagatCTGACCGAGAAATGTGCTTAATTTTTCTCCGAGATTTAAATTTCAcgaaacaaaaatcaaaaattaatatatatatatatatatatatatagagagagagagagagagagagagaatacCAAAGATGGAGAGAGAGACGAAGCGATCGGCGAACACTGTGACTTGTGTTAAGACTGACCAGTGAAAATGGCGACTCTTTTATATAGAAGGAAACAAACTGATCCAAAACGATATCGTTCCAGGCTATTGCGGGAAGAAAATCCGACCGGGGCCGGCAGGCACGGGTCTATTGCATGTGACTGTGAGAGACGGCCTTTTGTCTTTCTCTCTCTCCTCTCTCTCTCGCTgttgaaattaatttttattttctaagcGCCCTTGGTCTGGCTTTAAATACCGAAAATGCCACTGTTCCATTTTTctctttaaaaaatgaaaaatgaatgaCTGCAGAATAAAACATTTGAAGTTGACGGTCCAACATATAGAAaaggaaattttgatttttgaaaaggtTTTAGGCTCCCTTCATTTTGGATTTAATAATCTCTTTTTTTAAGGAATTAGACatcaaataaatttattattgaaGACTTTTGAAGTTTCATGTTTTTCTCATAACacttatttataatattattttaggaaaaaataaattaattgattttttatttttgctttttATTAACATCTATTTATATAGTGTCACTAGACATTAATTAATATTTCCTCTTTTAAATCATACATTGCCGTAACATTAGTTAGCTTAAAAGAGGAAAACCATGAAATGGATTGTTTTTCCTTTTCCATGTTGTTTAGATGAGGTGATTACTACACTATCAATATAATTTTGTAGCAAAATAAATAAACatctataattaatttatatttaatgtaATCACAGCATCTATTaaaaatttgttttattatttattatagaaaataaaattgattattaCATAATTAGAAATTagattttccttttatttatatgATTTCATATGTGCATTTATAAATTGATAAAGATAATTTTTATTTTGCAAATAAGATTAAAAGCAGGCATCATCATCCTATTCATTCCATTTACAAACCAataatttataaatgatttatatATTCATGATttctaaaatg contains these protein-coding regions:
- the LOC108457778 gene encoding uncharacterized protein LOC108457778, with amino-acid sequence MSGNALRDLNTLPTPERKNDSSSKGNFTKPCNGKTIENVEEQLKKSLSSVQINGGETLNLQHNKSSTSVQINGGETVNVGVEVANSEVEYIESENLSDLEDVDTCLKKLLPGLDSKDWILVVETLNNVRRLSVFHKERMHSMLGDLIPLVVKSLKNPRSAVCKTAIMTSADIFSAYNDDLIDSLDPLLVQLLLKASQDKRFVCEAAERALEAMTTSVSPMLLLPKLQPYLKNRNPRIRAKASMCFSRSVPRLGVEGIKEYGIDKLIQVAASQLSDQLPESREAARTLLLELQTVYEKSHGLSTVVSENPEMGSWENFCLSKLSPLSAQAVLRVTTNITREGLVIGS